In one Mucilaginibacter ginsenosidivorax genomic region, the following are encoded:
- a CDS encoding chloride channel protein: MFVGFFGGLAAIALKFLVHFMEDVSRNISSHLYYHIAYVFLPALGIFLAVTWQHLGNRDKIQKGIGSILANIKKNRSNIRLNNVYSHIVTSSLTVGFGGSAGLEAPIVATGAAIGSNVGKFFKLTPYEKTVLLAAGASAGIAAVFNSPIAGVLFSLEILIGEITIPTFIPLLIASATGVVVSKLLYSGQLFHLVTEGWVVTAIPFYILLGLFSGWMAIYINKVGGKLEGGILKKQNRYVRALLGGLFLGLIIMIFPQLFGEGYHYLQAILNGNIDALKDESFFAGWLSNQWFMLLFIIALVFMKIIASGITLGSGGNGGSFAPTMFTGAFLGLTVAYGVNLTGLIHLNTSNFIAVGMAGALSGVMHAPLTAIFLIAEITGGYVLFIPLMIVSSISYIISRLSSPHNIYWQHLIHEKNIHPGQDYGMLNAISLDSIINRKYTAIDKQTTVNDFYKTLAVTDANIFPVLKEDGRLEGVVLVDDIRRRLFNQEKADETIADIMTVPPAVIDYEQPASSVMETFDAIDVWQLPVAKDGLFIGFISKSALLSKYREVIIEQHKASDLFA; encoded by the coding sequence GTGTTTGTCGGATTTTTTGGCGGCCTGGCGGCAATAGCCTTAAAATTCCTGGTGCACTTTATGGAGGATGTAAGCCGTAATATTTCATCGCACCTGTACTATCATATAGCCTATGTGTTTTTACCCGCGCTGGGTATTTTTTTAGCAGTAACCTGGCAACACCTGGGTAATAGAGATAAAATTCAAAAGGGGATAGGCAGTATCCTGGCTAATATTAAAAAGAACCGGTCGAACATCAGGCTCAATAACGTTTACTCGCATATTGTAACCAGCTCGTTAACGGTGGGTTTTGGCGGCTCGGCAGGCTTAGAGGCACCTATTGTAGCTACCGGGGCTGCCATAGGGTCAAACGTGGGCAAGTTTTTTAAGCTTACGCCTTATGAAAAAACAGTACTACTGGCTGCCGGGGCATCCGCGGGTATCGCTGCAGTATTTAATAGTCCAATAGCCGGAGTACTGTTCTCGTTGGAGATACTCATTGGCGAAATTACCATTCCTACCTTTATCCCTTTGCTTATCGCATCGGCAACAGGGGTTGTTGTATCTAAGTTATTATACTCGGGGCAGTTATTTCACCTGGTTACCGAGGGTTGGGTGGTTACCGCTATCCCTTTTTACATTCTGCTGGGGCTGTTTAGCGGCTGGATGGCCATCTATATTAATAAGGTAGGGGGTAAGCTGGAGGGCGGCATTTTAAAAAAACAAAACAGGTATGTGCGTGCGCTTTTAGGGGGACTGTTCCTGGGCCTTATTATTATGATATTTCCCCAATTGTTTGGCGAAGGCTATCATTACCTGCAAGCTATTTTAAATGGCAACATTGATGCGCTTAAAGACGAATCGTTTTTTGCTGGCTGGCTGTCAAATCAGTGGTTTATGCTTTTGTTTATTATCGCGCTGGTTTTTATGAAGATAATTGCCAGCGGTATTACCCTGGGCTCGGGCGGCAACGGCGGCTCGTTTGCGCCCACCATGTTTACCGGGGCTTTTTTGGGGTTAACAGTGGCTTATGGCGTAAACCTTACCGGGCTGATACATTTAAATACCAGTAATTTTATAGCAGTAGGTATGGCCGGTGCCTTAAGCGGCGTGATGCACGCCCCCCTAACCGCGATATTTTTGATTGCCGAAATTACCGGTGGGTATGTGTTGTTTATTCCGCTTATGATTGTGTCATCTATATCCTACATCATATCGCGCCTTTCATCGCCTCATAATATTTACTGGCAGCACCTTATCCACGAAAAAAATATTCACCCCGGGCAGGATTACGGCATGCTGAACGCGATATCGCTTGATAGCATCATCAACAGGAAATATACCGCTATTGATAAGCAAACTACTGTTAATGATTTTTATAAGACACTGGCGGTAACGGATGCCAATATATTCCCGGTACTTAAAGAGGATGGAAGATTGGAAGGGGTAGTACTGGTTGATGATATACGCAGGCGCCTGTTTAACCAGGAGAAAGCCGACGAAACCATCGCCGATATTATGACGGTACCACCAGCAGTAATTGATTACGAGCAACCTGCCAGCAGCGTAATGGAAACTTTTGATGCTATTGATGTATGGCAGCTGCCGGTTGCAAAGGATGGCTTATTCATCGGCTTTATATCCAAATCGGCCCTGTTAAGCAAATATCGTGAAGTAATTATCGAGCAGCATAAAGCAAGTGATTTATTCGCGTAG
- a CDS encoding helix-turn-helix domain-containing protein encodes MSRPVLKVENYAPDEIKAMFRDDERYTIGIRLYAVYQVSIGQPSRKLEELYNTSFKQITNWVHRFEKEGIDGLRDKPGRGRTARLNEVQRNRIADLLTKESPAGHGYNTATWTGPLLIEWIAKNYGLVYKKAQIYNIIKSLGFTYQKGRGLFPETDTQKQEAFKVALKKTP; translated from the coding sequence ATGTCAAGGCCAGTATTAAAGGTAGAGAATTATGCGCCGGATGAGATAAAAGCAATGTTCCGGGACGATGAGCGTTACACAATAGGGATACGTTTGTATGCTGTCTACCAGGTATCCATAGGACAGCCAAGCAGAAAACTGGAAGAATTATATAATACCAGTTTTAAACAAATCACTAATTGGGTACATCGGTTTGAAAAAGAAGGCATAGACGGTTTAAGGGATAAGCCAGGCAGGGGCCGGACAGCAAGACTGAATGAGGTACAGCGGAACAGGATAGCTGATTTGTTGACAAAGGAATCGCCCGCAGGCCATGGTTATAACACCGCTACATGGACAGGGCCGTTGTTGATCGAATGGATAGCAAAGAATTACGGCCTTGTTTATAAGAAAGCCCAGATTTATAATATTATTAAATCATTAGGCTTTACCTATCAGAAAGGGCGGGGTTTATTCCCTGAAACGGATACACAAAAACAAGAAGCATTTAAAGTGGCATTAAAAAAAACTCCTTGA